One genomic window of Pseudoxanthomonas sp. includes the following:
- a CDS encoding EcsC family protein: MSKAQAVPLAGELIPARSAGTLGPQDLEQLRQAVQRLEYPSFGARVANVVGAPVEKLIGFLPRRANAVIGFAARKAIGAALRVSLTTMDTRTKPEGARKSSDWWHLGATAATGAVGGAFGLAALAVELPLTTTIMLRSIADIARSEGADLSDPTVRLDCVRVLAMGGNAPNDDAAEVGYYAAREAMSRMVSDAAKHVARHGLQKEGAPVLVGLVKAIAERYSIQVSEKAAAQWMPVLGAVGGATVNSIFMDHFQSMARGHFIVRRLEALHGPDTVRVAYQAIAALLAD; encoded by the coding sequence ATGAGCAAGGCACAGGCAGTCCCGTTGGCGGGCGAGCTGATTCCGGCCCGTAGTGCCGGCACGCTGGGGCCGCAGGACCTGGAACAGTTGCGCCAGGCTGTGCAGCGGCTGGAATACCCAAGCTTCGGTGCGCGCGTGGCCAACGTGGTCGGCGCGCCGGTGGAAAAACTGATCGGCTTCCTGCCCCGGCGGGCGAACGCGGTCATCGGCTTTGCCGCGCGCAAGGCCATCGGCGCCGCGCTGCGGGTTTCGCTGACCACCATGGACACGCGGACCAAGCCGGAAGGCGCGCGCAAGTCGTCGGACTGGTGGCACCTGGGCGCTACCGCCGCGACCGGCGCGGTGGGCGGTGCGTTCGGGTTGGCTGCACTGGCGGTCGAACTGCCTTTGACCACCACGATCATGCTGCGCTCGATCGCCGACATCGCCCGCAGCGAGGGCGCCGACCTGAGCGATCCCACGGTGCGGCTGGACTGCGTGCGCGTGCTGGCCATGGGCGGCAATGCCCCCAACGACGACGCCGCCGAAGTGGGCTATTACGCCGCGCGCGAAGCGATGAGCAGGATGGTGTCCGACGCCGCCAAGCACGTCGCCCGGCATGGCCTGCAGAAGGAGGGCGCGCCGGTGCTGGTTGGCCTGGTCAAGGCGATTGCCGAACGCTATTCGATCCAGGTCAGCGAGAAGGCCGCAGCGCAGTGGATGCCGGTGCTGGGCGCGGTCGGCGGCGCCACGGTGAACTCGATCTTCATGGATCACTTCCAGAGCATGGCGCGCGGGCATTTCATCGTGCGCCGGCTCGAAGCGTTGCACGGCCCGGACACCGTGCGCGTGGCCTACCAGGCGATTGCTGCGCTGCTGGCCGACTAG
- a CDS encoding bifunctional (p)ppGpp synthetase/guanosine-3',5'-bis(diphosphate) 3'-pyrophosphohydrolase: MSAPSTPLPAVVASVLAGLPQSLRTPVQEALEASDAQAGMPDPWPVLTDTLTTLTGLSADGEVLGAALLSGLPGVQAAVMPSLRRAAPGMATLMDGQAAAAQVWALHAEPGAARNTEGLRRLLLAMIQDLRVVPILLARQLARMRAAGTLPEDQRRELALLTRDIHAPLANRLGIWQLKWELEDLAFRHLQPDTYRSIATQLDDKRAARERYIEKVKATLRSTLTEHRIAAEVSGRPKHIYSIWKKMQRKQVALDELFDLRAVRIAVSDVAQCYAALGAVHALWTPIPSEFDDYIARPKANDYRSLHTAVVGPEGRALEVQIRTHDMHAQAELGVAAHWRYKEGGGDAAFDRKIAWMRRLLEHGHDGEGEAVLGGALDAELAEDRIYTLTPKGEVIDLPRGGTVLDFAYHVHTMIGHRTRGAKVNGRIVPLGHVLHSGDRVEILTNKTGEPKRDWLQASSGFLASARSRDKVRAYFHKLDRAGNIAAGKDLLERELKRLHLHQLDLAPALKKFRAETVEELHIQVALGDTGPSQVARALQEDQRAQSGDAPLPLQNATRRPVQRAPGADKSRFTVQGVGNLLVQLAKCCQPVAGEPIVGYLTRGRGVTVHRRDCASLRRLAAQHPQRVLPVEWGVAGGGYEVDALISAIDRKYLLKDITTLIAQEDAHVLDIHSDNTGSAGRVHLKLRLKVSDYGQLSTLLGKLDALPGVQDARRAG; this comes from the coding sequence ATGTCCGCACCGTCCACACCACTGCCTGCCGTCGTCGCGTCCGTCCTGGCGGGCTTGCCACAGTCGCTGCGCACGCCGGTGCAGGAGGCCCTGGAAGCGAGCGACGCCCAGGCCGGCATGCCCGATCCCTGGCCGGTGCTGACCGATACGCTGACCACCCTGACCGGGCTGTCGGCCGATGGCGAAGTGCTGGGCGCGGCCCTGCTGTCCGGCCTGCCGGGCGTGCAGGCGGCGGTGATGCCGTCCCTGCGCCGCGCGGCCCCCGGCATGGCCACGCTGATGGATGGCCAGGCCGCCGCCGCCCAGGTCTGGGCGCTACACGCCGAACCCGGCGCGGCGCGCAATACCGAGGGCCTGCGCCGGCTGCTGCTGGCGATGATCCAGGACCTGCGCGTGGTCCCGATCCTGCTGGCGCGGCAGCTGGCCCGCATGCGCGCCGCTGGCACCCTGCCTGAAGACCAGCGCCGCGAGCTGGCCCTGCTGACCCGCGACATCCACGCGCCGCTGGCCAACCGGCTCGGTATCTGGCAGCTGAAGTGGGAACTGGAAGACCTGGCCTTCCGTCATCTGCAGCCGGATACCTATCGCTCCATCGCCACCCAGCTGGATGACAAGCGCGCCGCGCGCGAGCGCTACATCGAGAAGGTCAAGGCAACCCTGCGGAGCACCCTGACCGAGCACCGCATCGCCGCCGAGGTCAGCGGCCGGCCCAAACACATCTACAGCATCTGGAAGAAGATGCAGCGCAAACAGGTGGCGCTGGACGAACTGTTCGACCTGCGCGCGGTGCGCATCGCGGTCAGCGACGTGGCCCAGTGCTATGCCGCGCTGGGCGCGGTGCATGCGCTGTGGACGCCGATCCCGTCGGAGTTCGACGACTACATCGCCCGGCCCAAGGCCAACGACTACCGCTCGCTGCATACCGCGGTGGTCGGCCCGGAAGGGCGCGCGCTGGAAGTGCAGATCCGCACCCACGACATGCACGCCCAGGCCGAACTGGGCGTGGCCGCACACTGGCGTTACAAGGAAGGCGGCGGCGATGCCGCCTTCGACCGCAAGATCGCGTGGATGCGGCGCCTGCTGGAGCATGGCCATGACGGCGAAGGCGAGGCTGTGTTGGGCGGTGCGCTGGATGCCGAGCTGGCCGAGGACCGTATCTACACGTTGACGCCAAAGGGTGAGGTGATCGACCTGCCGCGCGGTGGCACCGTGCTGGACTTCGCCTACCACGTGCACACGATGATCGGACACCGCACGCGCGGGGCCAAGGTCAATGGCCGGATCGTGCCGTTGGGCCACGTGCTGCACAGCGGTGATCGGGTCGAGATCCTGACCAACAAGACCGGCGAGCCCAAGCGCGACTGGCTGCAGGCATCCAGCGGATTCCTGGCCAGCGCGCGCTCGCGCGACAAGGTGCGCGCGTACTTCCACAAGCTGGACCGCGCTGGGAACATCGCCGCCGGCAAGGACCTACTGGAGCGCGAACTCAAGCGCCTGCACCTGCACCAGCTGGACCTGGCGCCGGCGCTGAAGAAGTTCCGCGCCGAGACCGTTGAAGAACTCCATATCCAGGTCGCGCTGGGCGACACCGGGCCCAGCCAGGTCGCCCGTGCATTGCAGGAGGACCAGCGCGCCCAGTCCGGCGATGCGCCGCTGCCGCTGCAGAACGCCACCCGCCGCCCGGTGCAGCGTGCACCGGGCGCGGACAAGTCGCGCTTCACCGTGCAGGGCGTGGGCAACCTGCTGGTGCAGTTGGCCAAATGCTGCCAGCCGGTGGCGGGCGAACCCATCGTCGGCTACCTGACCCGCGGCCGCGGCGTGACCGTGCATCGCCGCGACTGCGCCTCGTTGCGCCGCCTCGCCGCGCAGCATCCACAACGCGTGCTGCCGGTGGAGTGGGGCGTGGCCGGAGGCGGTTACGAGGTGGATGCGCTGATCAGTGCCATCGATCGCAAGTACCTGCTCAAGGACATCACCACCCTGATCGCACAGGAAGACGCACATGTGCTGGACATCCACAGCGACAACACCGGCAGCGCCGGTCGCGTGCACCTGAAGCTGCGACTGAAGGTGTCCGATTACGGCCAGCTGTCCACCCTGTTGGGCAAGCTGGACGCGCTGCCCGGCGTACAGGACGCGCGCCGCGCCGGCTGA